The Ailuropoda melanoleuca isolate Jingjing chromosome 15, ASM200744v2, whole genome shotgun sequence genomic sequence GCAAGAAGGACGTGGCGAAGGTGAGGACCGGCGCGCGGGGCTGGCCTCAGGCCGAGCGGCCCCTTCCCGTGAGCCACTGCCGCCTCCGGCATCACGCTCCACGGAGCCCTCGCGGCCTCGTTCGCTTTCTGTTCGGCAACGGCAGACCTGTTGTGCTCCTTCTCAGTTTTGCTTTAAGAAATGAGTCTTTGCCGTGGCAGCTGAGGTGGCCCCCTGGGGATGGGCCTCTCGGTGGGTCCCGGCGTGGCCCCCACCTGCAGGGTCGGGGGTCGGTGCTGGCCGCGGGGCAGCGGGCTGAGCTGGCTCGTCCGTTGCAGACTATCCGGGAGGTGCAGCCCGACGTGGTGGTGGTGGAGCTCTGCCAGTACCGCGTGTCCATGCTGAAGATGGACGAGAGCACGCTGCTCCAGGAGGCCAAGGAGATCAGcctggagaagctgcagcaggcCGTGAGGCAGGTGCGGCGTCAGGCGGGCGTGGGCTGTGCACCCCTCCCCGGGCAGCCGCGCTCCCCACTCTGCCCGCCTGGGAGCACACGGCCTACCCGTCAGCGCGGACGTGCCCAGCGCACTGTGGGGCCCTGGCCTGGGGCGGGAGAGGGGCTCGCCTTTGTTGGGTTTCAGACGAGAGAGGTAAGGTGGGTGAGCTTCATCCCCCAGGGAAGAGCTGGACAGGGACCCCAAGGACCTCGGCAAAGGGGGGGGTGGTCTCAGAGTGCCGTCCGGCCTCCCTGCCAGGCCGTTCCggcagccctcccacccccatacaTCTCCCGCATCTGTCACTCACACCGACGTGCCCCTTGGGGACATGGGCAGGGGAGCTGGGGtctgggctggaggggcaggagggaaggggcatCCACTGTGGGTGTGGCTGCCTGTCCACGGCCCTCACTCAGCCCCGAACGTTAGCAAGGCCTTCCCTCTTGCCTGGGGAACCCGTGCTCTGCGCACACATGGCCGCTGACCGTCAGCTCCCTCCCCTGCAGAATGGGGTCATGTCCGGACTCATGCAGATGCTGCTGCTGAAAGTGTCGGCCCACATCACCGAGCAGCTGGGCATGGCTCCTGGTGGCGAGTTCAGGGAGGCCTTCAAGGAGGTGGGCCTGGGTTCGGCCGGGGAGGGGGCTCAGCGCCTGGGAGCTGCCCAGGGCTCAGACTTCTCCAGCCCACACCCAGCCTCTGCCACAGGCCAGCAAGGTGCCTTTCTGCAAGTTCCACCTGGGCGACCGGCCCATCCCCGTCACCTTCAAGAGGGCCATCGCGGCACTGTCCTTCTGGCAGAAGGTGAAGCTGGCCTGGGGCCTGTGCTTCCTGTCAGACCCCATCAGGTAGGGCCCCTCGGCCTCCCGCAGGCAGCCCCACCCAGGAAGAGTGGCCCGGGGCCCGCCGCGCGGCACGGCCCCCTTGTTCTTGGGCTAAGCCTCCTCAAACAAGGccttcccaccccttccttccGCCATGAGCCCAAACACAAAGGGTGCGGAGGTCCCTGCCCTGGGTCAACAGCAGCAGCCTCCTGCTGGCCGCCCCGTCCCCACCAGGCTGGCAGcgtgccctctgcccccagcaagGACGACGTGGAGCGCTGCAAGCAGAAGGACCTGCTGGAGCAGATGATGGCGGAGATGATCGGCGAGTTTCCCGACCTGCACCGCACCATCGTCTCGGAGCGTGACGTCTACCTGACCTACATGCTCAGACAGGCTGCCCGGCGCCTCGAGCTGCCGCGCTCCTCTGACGGTGACCGCCACGGCCGGCCCGGGCGGGGGTGCCTGGGCACTGTCGCCGCGAGGCCGGTGCTCACGCGTCCCTTCCCCCACAGCCGAGCCCAGGAAGTGTGTCCCCTCCGTGGTGGTGGGTGTCGTGGGCATGGGCCATGTCCCGGGCATCGAGAAGAACTGGACCACGGACCTCAACATCCAGGAGATCATGACGTGAGTACCGCCCGCCCACGCTGCGCCGTCTGCGAGCACAGAgcggggcctggggagggggcggcagccacgctggggctgggggctggggacgcgtgtgccccccacccctgagccAGGCCCAGCccgccctcccttccccagcgTCCCCCCGCCGTCCATCTCCGGCAGAGTGTCCCGGCTGGCCGTGAAGGCCGCCTTCTTGGGCCTGCTGGGCTACGGCCTCTACTGGATGGGACGCCGCGCCACCAGCCTGGTCCTGTCGCTGCCCGTCGCTCAGTACTGTCTGCAGAGGGCGTCCGCGGCCCGGCCGCACAAATAGGAAGGACGCGCATGCGGCAGCCCGTGTCGCAGCAGCTGCGGGGTGCTGGGGCCGGTCCCCCCGAGGAGCTCCTGGGTGCCACCCCCCGTGGGGGTCCAGGCCCAGCCacacctgccctccccacccgcccaaataaagaattatttaacTCCTCTGAGCTCAGGCTTCCCAGcaaccccctcccacccccatccccgaCCCTGCAGGGACCACTCACGGGGTCACGGGGTTCGCGGGCATCAGGACgagctggcaggggaggggccgaggTGGGCACGGCCAGCCCTCCCCGACCTCACTGTGCCTTCTCGTGCGCTGGCAGCAGGAGCCCCGGCCCGGGAGCAACTCGCAGTGGGTTCTGGGCCGTCGGGTTCCCAGCCGGCCTGTTTGGGAAGGGCCAGAGCAGCTCTGTGGTGGCTTCTGGGAGCATTCCTCCCAAAAGGGCAGCTGGGCCGAGCTCGGTAGCCATGGACGTGCACCAGCACTGGCTCTGCCTACAGAGATCGTgtgtttttggcttttaaaaatgtcgAAATTTTTTTACTCAGgtaattttaacttaaaacaaaCTGAAGCAAATGTCAGGAAATACTAGCCTTAAATCTGATGGGGACACAGAGGATGTCTTGGTGGGTGTGGGGGACTCAGTCCTAAACAGGTGAGCCTGGGGAAGAGTTGGCTTTAGTGGCAGGGCCAGGCCGGCCTCCAGATGCTGCCCCCACAGCTGTCCCCTTGGTCAGCCGCTGGCTGGCGGGGCATCCAGTGCTGCGGCCCCCGGGCGTGAGCCTCCCCCTGGCCGTGGAGGGTCGCACCTGCTTCCCGTGCCGCACCCTCAGTGGGCAGAGGGCGCGTGTCCGCCAGGGCCCACCAGTGGGCACACGTGCCAGCAGGCACCCACCACCATCCCGCGGCCCCGCACGGGGCGTCCACCGCGGGCATCTCCCCTGTGCGTCGTCACCGCTCCTGGTCGTGTGTCTGTGACGGCATCTGTGTGGCCCACCTGGGGCCCAGGGTCCTGCTCGATTGTGTTTGTGTTGACTCAGTGTCTGACAAAATCAGGTGAAACCCACGGCCGTGAACTGGGCTGGACCGTGTTCTTCCTGTCACATACACGTGTGTACACGTTCCTTAGAAACTGAAATAAAGTCTAATTTTGGAAGCTCCTGTTTCATGAGATTTGTGGAAACGGGACTCGGGTTAGGGGAGGAGGTGCCCCCCGCCACGGCCACTGTAGCTGGTGGAGAGACAGCCTGCCACTGGCCCTGACTGCCTCGGGGCCCAGAGGACTTCCTGCCACCCCCTGCCTCTCCGCAGAAGAGCCCGATCCCGGGCCCAGTGAGGACACCAGCCAAGGGGAAGTGTGCTCAGAGGAGCAccccctgccctcacctccctgTCCACACCCTCAGGCTCCCCGCCCCGGcacctgggaggagaggaggcggGGTGAGCCCTGCGTCTGCACAAAAGGTGCTGGGGGCCAGTGGCTCAGATCTGCAGAGAAGGACAACAGTGAGTGAGCACCAAGGGGGGCGTGAAGGAAGGCGGGTAGGGCCATGGGCTGGGCTCTCCACCCACCATGTCTGCACCCCCAGGAAGCATGGCTGCCTGCCCCGTGCTGGGTCTTGctgctctcctctgcctctctgtgccccaggccAGCTCCATGGTGCAGTATCGACAGCTGGTAAGAGTGGCCATTGGGCTGGGGGGTCTCACTAGCCTGAGATGGGCTGGGGACTCCCAGAGCTACTGAGCCTGCCTCTGACCAGGGTCCTCTCTCCACAGGTGCGGGTGATGCTTCTGGAACCCCAAGGTCTGGCTgggtggggtggcagagggaggggctggccaGGTGGTCTCAGGCCAGGCAGCCTCTCACTTGTCACCCCCAGGTCCCCACTCAGCAGGTCTCACTCCCCCTGAGGACCTATCTGGGTCCCTGCCCAGAACAgcctggggggggagggcagacaaGAACCAGCCCCCACTGTATTTATTCCCTTCTAACGCCAGCTGGGCTTGGGGTAGCCCTCAGACCACTGCCAGGCtaggaggaggaaggtggggaagCCAAGACTGACCTTCCAAGGCCAGCAGGTGAGGGAAAGAGGTGGTgtccaggggctgtgggaagaATCAAGGgtctggcccagggctgggggccagaAAATTGGCAGAGCCCAAGGGACAGCGATATCCGAAGAGGCTTGAGACAGGTATGGCCCAAGGTGAGGGGACTGTGTCCACCCAGCCGCCAGGACCAAGGTTGTGAGTCATCTGCCCGATGGTGACAGGGCCTCTGCAGGAGAAGGCTCTGGTACTGGTCACCGACAGCAcggcccctcccaggccctgagCCCTCCTGGCTGTATGTCCTACAGGCAGGGACTGCTCTCACATCTGGGTGGagagccccagagcccccagtGGTGTGTACACCATCCAGCCGGAGGGAGCCAGCACGCCCTTCAAGGTAAGCAGCCCACAGCAAGAGTCCAGGGGTATCGTGTGTGTCACTTGGGCAAAAACAAGAGACGGTACTGTCCACCTAGCAGGGAAAGGGCTAGCCAGTCCCTCACACACACCTGGGCAGAGAGATGTTCACGGACGTTGTGTTACAGTCAGGAAAGGCTGGGAAAAACCTAGGCTTCCACCTGGAAGGTATGAACAAAGAAAGAGCCCAAGAGATACTGTTAAGTGAAAAGACAAAGCCACAAAGCAGGGTGCAAAATGACGTCAAACTGGGCAGTCCTCCTGGGGCCTTAACCTTACTGAGAACCTTCACCCGCTTTCTGAGAATGTGAATTTAATGTGATGCAAGTTTATATGACGTTGAGAAGTGGGAAAACAAAGTTTCAGTCTTCAAATACTAAGTGCTTAAGGGAGGATGGACGGGAGAGGGACAGGCTTGCTGGCACCCACCCCGGCACTGCCTGCCACGGGCTGGCCCTTTCCGCAGGTTCTCTGTGACATGCGCACGGACGGTGGCTGGACTGTGATTCAGAGCCGAGACCGGAGCAGGAGGAGACCTCTGGACTTTGAGAGGTGCTGGCAGGAGTACAAACAGGGCTTCGGAGACCTGACAGGTAGGACTGTGCTGCCCGTGAGGCACAGGGGTGTAGCCAGCTCCCCAAGGCCTTGATCCCCACCGGGCACACAGGGCAGCGGTGGCGGGAGGAGGCTAGGGGTGGCCCGTCACACAGCAGCCTCTGTGTGGGTCCCTCACTCCTGCAGGTGACCACTGGCTGGGCCTGGAGCACATCTCCGGCCTGACCTCCCAGCCGGGCCTGCGCGCGGAGCTGCTGGTGGATCTCCTGGACACGGACAACCACACACTCGAGGCCCACTATGATAACTTCCACGTGGACAAGGAGGACCAGTTTTACCAGCTGACCCTTGGCCGGTACTCGGGGAATGCAGGTGAGTGCTTGGGAGGTAAGGGAGCCTTGTGCCTGCTCCCCAGTGTCCTGCTTTGCCCCCTGAGCTCtccgggctgggggagggggacgccTGCAGCAGGCCAGGGTGGGTAGGGAAGGTTGGGTCCCTGGAGCCCCCAACTCTCCCGCCCACATCTGCCAGCCTCTGTGCTCTGGGAAAGACTGCCACTCCCCAAGCACCTGCCCTGGGGTCCCAGATGGGGGCGGAGCTGAGGGGCAGCTGGCCCACCGCCCACGCCGCCACACCCACAGGGGACGCGTTCAGGGGCTTGGGCCACACGGACAACCAGGAGGGCTGTGGCTTCAGCACGCTGGACCGCGACCACGACCGCTGCTCGCCTTGCGTGGATGGCGCCCGGACCTTCGCCAGCTGCAGCCACGATCTCTCGGGTGCCGGATGGTGGTACAGCGACTGCGGCCGTGCCGACCTCAACGGGCCGTGGCCGGAGCACGCGGGGGCCGCCTCGGGCATGCGCTGGGCCGCCGGCAACCAGCAGCCCGCTCTGCGTGCCAGCATGCTGCGCGTGCGCACCTCTGGTACCAGCAAGGCCTAGGCCCCCGCCCACCTGTGGCCGAGCCTCATTAAATGTTCAAGCCCGGCTGTCCGCTGTGTCTTCTTTGGGGTCGGGGCAGGTGAGGGGCCTAGCTCAGCTCAGGCCCAGCCTGGCTGCTCAGACCCTGCACTGCCCATCTGGGACACCTGTCCATCCAGGACAGGCCTGGGGAGATCCAGGAGGCCGTGCATCCCAACGTTTAGGCCAGAAGCAAGGTCACCAGGTCTGGGAAGGCACTACCCCTTGGTGCTGACCTCCTGGAACCCTTGGCACCCACCAGAGCCCCCACTGGCTGGGACCTCTGTGAGGGCAGCCAGCAGGACACAGAGCCCGGTACGCTTGAGCCTTCAAGAACCTAATCCCACCAGATTCCAAGGTGTGGGTAAGACAGTGGGGTGAGGTGACAAGGAGATGGGTCAGAAGGGCCTGGGAcctggggaaggggcaaggggtGACAGTAGGCTCAGGTCGGGTCCCCTAGGCAGtgaggaaggaggctgggaatAGGGGCTCTGCCGGCAGGCCAAGTGGAGAAGGCCCCAGGGAGGctcaggtgggagggagggggtctGGCTGCAGGACGAGATTCTGGGGCTCTGAGCACCTGCAGGGACCTAACCACACTGTCCCACACAGAAGGTAGTGTCCCTGTCCTTCTCAGAGATGACGACTGTGAGTTGGAGAGGTTTGAGGGGTTCCCCAGTGTCACAGCTGGCAGGGGCACGGATGGTCCACATGAGGTCCGGGAAGCCCACATTGTGGCCCCAGGAGAAAGTTCCAGAGGTGGCTCCTGGAACATAAGTGTAGAAACCGGCCAGGAGGGAGCTTGTGTGTTTGTCCAGGTTCTCCACGCAGCTCCTGGTCTTGGGTTTTAGCATGAggccaggtgggggaggggttgggaagCCCTTCCAAGGACCACCCATTCCGTGCAGGCATCAGGGGTCTTTTCAGGCTCCTCTGAGCTGCACACCCGAGTTATTTATTCTACAACAGTTGCCCTGACTCCCTCTCAAGGCCAGAGTCGGCTCTCCCTAGCCTCCTGGACAATCTATGCAGAGTTTCTCTTGGGCTGATGCTGTTCTGGGAGAACTGGCACCCAGATCACGACTCCGCGCCCTCCTAGAGCACAGGTGAGGAGACAGACACGGAAGAAACAGGGAAATGAGGGAAAGAGCTCGTGTCAAGGAAGTGCCACGCAAGGAAAACACAGGGTTCCTGGAGGCACTTTAGGAGAGGCATGGGCAAGGTGGGCAGGGAAGCCAGAACACAGGAGGACTCCTGCTCCAAGCAGAGGTGCTCCTACCCTGGGGAGGCACCTGGCCAGAGCACTGCCCAGTCTCAGCCTTGGCTTCGCCCTGGGGCTCTTCCTGGCCTGTCCCCACTGACACTGACCCTCGACCCCGGACCCAAGCTGGACAAACGtcctctttcccttctgcccCGCTGCCCTGCGCAGCCGAGGACAATCCAGAGACAGGCCCTGGCACAGCCCGGGGCCGGGGCTGACCCTGGCTTCATCCCGGAGCTGAGAGGCACCCCTGGTGGTCTACCAGGGACGTCACTCGGTATGGCCACCCCACTGGAAGCTCTCAGCCCCGACGGTCCGGTCCTTCCCGAGTAGGACCTCCAGGGACCTACTGGCTTGTTACGCAGGCCAGTCATTCTAGATGGCCCAGTTCCCCCGCTCCCGGGTCCGCTCCAGCACTCGGCCCGCAGGCCCGCGGAAGCGGACGGGTCGCAGGTGGCCAAGTCCTCCTTCCTCGCCCGGGCTGCCTCGGGGCCGAACCTCAGGAGAAGACAGACGCACGGTGCAACCAATCAGAGTCAGGCCTTCGCGGGCGCGGCCCGCGCAGGCGCAAGTCAGACACCACCGCCGGCTACTGAGTGACCGCGCACGCGTGCCGGGGCTTCCGGTCGGGGCAGAGGGACTTCCGCCGCAGCCGCGCCGCGGATGGCCGCGCTCGGGGCCGCGCTGAGGGCTTTGCTCGCGGCCGCCCGTGCCCGGTCGCCGCCGCTGGGCCACCGCCCGCCNNNNNNNNNNNNNNNNNNNNNNNNNNNNNNNNNNNNNNNNNNNNNNNNNNNNNNNNNNNNNNNNNNNNNNNNNNNNNNNNNNNNNNNNNNNNNNNNNNNNNNNGCTGCTGGGCCTGGACGCGCCGCCCGCCGACGCCGCCGCCCGCGAGGCGCGCGAGGCCGAGGCCGCGCTCTTCTTCAGCGGCAACGCGCTGCTGCCGGGCGCCGAGCCCGCCGCGCACTGCTACTGCGGCCACCAGTTTGGCCAGTTCGCAGGGCAGCTGGGCGACGGCGCCGCCATGTACCTGGGCGAGGTGTGCACGGCAGCGGGCGAGCGCTGGGAGCTGCAGCTCAAGGGCGCCGGCCCCACGCCCTTCTCCAGGTGGGCCCGGGCGGGTGGCTGGGGGCCGGAGGCAGAGGTGGCGCTGACCCCCGGAGGGGCCCCGCACGCCCCTCTccagtgtgtgtgttgggggggcgtGCTCATTCCCACAGTTTTCTTCCCTTGTTGGGGGTGAGATGTAACTGGAAGTTTGATGTAGGGACATAGACCATGGGAGGGGTCCCGGTATCCTGGTGAAGGGAACggcttgtgcaaaggccctgaggtcaaAAGGAGAGGACGGAATGAGGCGCTGTGGCTGCTGAGCCTCCGCCCCTGCCGCAGTGCTGCTAGCCAGGTGCCCTTGTCCCCGCTGACCGGCAGGGTGAGGGGACCCTGCTGCGCCTGGTCCCACAGCACTGGCAGCTGCTCGTGTCCTGTTCTCATAAACAACACAAGGACTTTGGAATCAGTTCTGCATGTGACACTGGTGTTTACTGCTTGCCCAGCCGAGCTTCCAGTGCTCGCGGGCGGCAGGTATGGTTGTCAGCAGCCTCAGAGAGCACAGGCTTCCTCTCCAACATGGCATCTGTTTGTCCACTCACAGATACACAGTGTGTGGCCAGTGCCCTGGACAGGACCAGACCCCCTCAGCTCCGATGCCCCCAGTGGACATTCTCCAGGCACAGGCTTGTGAGCACTCATGAGCCAGGACCTGGGTCCAGATCCCGACAGCCTGACCCGGCAGGGGGCTCTTAGAACTGTTCTGCCTCTTACATACAGACAGTGCTGACAATCTGTTCTGCTCTTTTCCACTAGTTGGTGCATTTAGTCCATATTTGTTAAATGCTTCTTGAATGGTTAAAAAACTTACACCTAAATTGTCATTTTCTGTTCAAAGAAATCCTGAGGGCTTGTGTCTCCTCTGGCACTTTCctgtgccctcccctcctctccctccagaaTCTGAACACAACCCGCAccccctgcctgtcccccagcAGCTCCATCTCTGACCCCCGGAATAACTCATTCTTCCTCGTCGCCTTCTCCAgacctttctttctctggaagTGTCCTGAGTTCAGCCTAGCGCCACCGCCACCCACTGCAAACAGCCTGCTCAGGGTGGTCTGCACCGGTGACTGATGGGAGAGTTTCTGCCCCTTGAAGTGATATGTAAATGCTTATCACTCACCGTGGGGCCTGCTCATTCTTTGAGCATCTTTAAACTTTATGTGTTCaatttggtcatttatttttgccAGTTATAAAGACAAACCTTTTCGTGAGAGTAATCTGCCATTGGGTATCTTTTATATTTGAAGACTTGAGTGTTAAGTTCCATGTTTCTAGACTTGAGGTCTGctagaatatttttcttcaaaagaaaggGGTCATTAACCTTTACTCAAGCTAGCACCCACCCGCCCATGTGTCCATGACTTGAGGCTAACGTCCAAAGTGGCTGTGAGTGGCTTAAGGCCAGCTCCTGCTAGATACCCAGATGTGGGCTTTGGGGGGTGGGCGGGTGACTTCCTGCCTGGGCCTCCTGCCTGCTGTGGGGGTTGAGATTTCAGGACATGCCTCTCCTGGCAGGTACAGAAGAGCTTGTCCTCGGCTGGGTCCATCCCAACAGCTCGCCTGGGAGCAGACATGGGTGTGCTGTCTTATGTCCTGTTGGCTCTGTGGGTGCAGTGGGGTTTTTTATCCTTGCTGTGTGATTGTCCAGTTCTGGCTCTTGCTTTGGGAACCTTGCCTTGGGCAAGAAGACAGGCTGCTTATTTTCGGGGCCATTTTTACCAGATTCAAGATTAAATTGAGCGGTGCTGGCTTCCTGCTTAACATGACATCTAGCTGGGTGAGAGGTAATTCCCAGGACCAGGGAGGGGTGGGTTGACATTTGAGGACAGGTTTGCTTGTCACAGTTCCTCACATGGACTAGAAGGAGGTGAGTGGAGTGCAGCCGTCACTCTGGCCAGAGGCTGACGCAGTGAGTCCCGGGGTGACTGCCAGGTGTGGTTTCCAGAGATGGCGCTCACACTGGGATGAGACACACTCAGGCAAGGCGAGGCAGGAGGCCTCAGTGTGACTCTGCACAGTGGGGGCTTGCGGAACCCTAAGCACCGTGATCATATCAATGCATGCAGCACACATAAAACAGTAGCATTTGACGAAATCGACCACCCGTTCATGACACAAAATCAGTAAACCAGGAAGAGAGGAACTTCCTCAAATTGTTAAAGAATATCTCCAGAAAACCTACAGCCAACATCTGCTTAGTGGCGAGAGCCTGGAAGCTCAAGAAAATGCAGTGTTGGTGAAAGGACAGATCATTGGAACAATGGATAGACCCCCATAAATGTCATTTacgacaaaggagcaaaggcaacacaatggagcaaagacagtcGTTTGAAcagatggtgctggaacaactggacgtCTATACACCAAAAAACGTATCTAGACACAGACCCTAGACCcttcagaaaaattaactcaaaagggatcatagacctaaatgtaaaatgcaaaactgtaaaactcctagaaaataaaatagaaaacccagaggaCCTTGGGTTTGGACATGATTTTTTAGACACAACACCAAAGGCAAGATCCACGAAAGGGATCACTGATAAGCTGGACTCCATTGAagttaaaacttttgctctgcaaaagacagtatcaagagaatggaaagaaaagccacagtctgggagaaaacatttgtaaaagacacgcctgataaaggactattaaagtatacaaagaagtcttaaaactcaaactataagaaaacaaaaggcttTAATATGGGCtaaagatgggggcgcctggatggctcagttggtgaagtgtctgcctttggctcagatcatgatctcagggtcctgggatgaagtcctgcatggggctccctgcttggcggggagcctgcttctccctctccctgcttgtgctctctctccctctctctgtcaaataaataaataatcttaaaaaaaaaaaaaagttatcaagtCATGCAAAGACGGGGCGGGGGGCACCTGAGATCCTTCATCCTTACCGTAAGAgtgtttctgtaaaataaattcataaaaacagaattgCCGGCTACAGGTGAGCGTAACGTTCCCGCCGGCTGGGTCCTGTTGGAGAACCTGATGCCGCC encodes the following:
- the LOC105234334 gene encoding angiopoietin-related protein 5 isoform X2 produces the protein MAACPVLGLAALLCLSVPQASSMVQYRQLVRVMLLEPQGRDCSHIWVESPRAPSGVYTIQPEGASTPFKVLCDMRTDGGWTVIQSRDRSRRRPLDFERCWQEYKQGFGDLTGDHWLGLEHISGLTSQPGLRAELLVDLLDTDNHTLEAHYDNFHVDKEDQFYQLTLGRYSGNAGDAFRGLGHTDNQEGCGFSTLDRDHDRCSPCVDGARTFASCSHDLSGAGWWYSDCGRADLNGPWPEHAGAASGMRWAAGNQQPALRASMLRVRTSGTSKA
- the LOC105234334 gene encoding angiopoietin-related protein 5 isoform X1 encodes the protein MSAPPGSMAACPVLGLAALLCLSVPQASSMVQYRQLVRVMLLEPQGRDCSHIWVESPRAPSGVYTIQPEGASTPFKVLCDMRTDGGWTVIQSRDRSRRRPLDFERCWQEYKQGFGDLTGDHWLGLEHISGLTSQPGLRAELLVDLLDTDNHTLEAHYDNFHVDKEDQFYQLTLGRYSGNAGDAFRGLGHTDNQEGCGFSTLDRDHDRCSPCVDGARTFASCSHDLSGAGWWYSDCGRADLNGPWPEHAGAASGMRWAAGNQQPALRASMLRVRTSGTSKA
- the TRABD gene encoding traB domain-containing protein isoform X1 translates to MEGEEGQDQPPQEADLEPLVTVGASEVVPRVLSGESQNLSDADALSLLLEMKLRRRRERPSLPRTVTELVAEDGSRVYVVGTAHFSDDSKKDVAKTIREVQPDVVVVELCQYRVSMLKMDESTLLQEAKEISLEKLQQAVRQNGVMSGLMQMLLLKVSAHITEQLGMAPGGEFREAFKEASKVPFCKFHLGDRPIPVTFKRAIAALSFWQKVKLAWGLCFLSDPISKDDVERCKQKDLLEQMMAEMIGEFPDLHRTIVSERDVYLTYMLRQAARRLELPRSSDAEPRKCVPSVVVGVVGMGHVPGIEKNWTTDLNIQEIMTVPPPSISGRVSRLAVKAAFLGLLGYGLYWMGRRATSLVLSLPVAQYCLQRASAARPHK
- the TRABD gene encoding traB domain-containing protein isoform X2, giving the protein MEGEEGQDQPPQEADLEPLVTVGASEVVPRVLSGESQNLSDADALSLLLEMKLRRRRERPSLPRTVTELVAEDGSRVYVVGTAHFSDDSKKDVAKTIREVQPDVVVVELCQYRVSMLKMDESTLLQEAKEISLEKLQQAVRQNGVMSGLMQMLLLKVSAHITEQLGMAPGGEFREAFKEASKVPFCKFHLGDRPIPVTFKRAIAALSFWQKVKLAWGLCFLSDPISKDDVERCKQKDLLEQMMAEMIGEFPDLHRTIVSERDVYLTYMLRQAARRLELPRSSDAEPRKCVPSVVVGVVGMGHVPGIEKNWTTDLNIQEIMTVSRLAVKAAFLGLLGYGLYWMGRRATSLVLSLPVAQYCLQRASAARPHK